One window of the Klebsiella oxytoca genome contains the following:
- the iolD gene encoding 3D-(3,5/4)-trihydroxycyclohexane-1,2-dione acylhydrolase (decyclizing): MGKLRLTMAQALVKFLDNQYLEVDGEKHKFVKGIFAIFGHGNVLGMGQALEQDSGEMRVYQGRNEQGMAHVATGFARQSLRRQIIACTSSIGPGAANMITAAATATANRIPLLLLPGDVFATRQPDPVLQQIEQSHDLSITTNDAFRAVSKYWDRITRPEQLMSACINAMRVLTDPAETGAVTLCLPQDVQGEAWDYPESFFTRRVHRLDRRPASAAQLADAVAAIKASRKPLIVCGGGVKYSGAGEALTRFAERYGVPFAETQAGKGSVVSSHPFNVGGVGETGCLAANLLAKEADLVIGLGTRFSDFTTSSKWIFQHPGVRFLNINVSNFDAWKLDGIPMLADAREALTALDDALSGESWQAGWGEQIESVQSRQLKETQRVYQAVWQDSAFVPEIDDHLDRESVYREFRQITDSTLTQSSVLGVLNETLPADAVIVAAAGSLPGDLQRVWRNRATNTYHVEYGYSCMGYEVSAALGVKLAQPQSEVYSLVGDGSFMMLHSELVTSLQERAKINIVLLDNMANGCINNLQMEHGMDSFGTEFRFRCAESGQLQGGLVPVDFATVAAGYGCKTWRVTTLDELRHALDAARRETVSTLIDIKVLPKTMVHKYGSWWNVGVAQSALSERIRKVAQMINEKRAQARDY, translated from the coding sequence ATGGGCAAACTAAGACTGACAATGGCGCAGGCGCTGGTGAAGTTCCTGGATAATCAGTACCTGGAAGTCGATGGCGAAAAACATAAGTTCGTCAAAGGCATCTTTGCGATCTTTGGCCACGGCAACGTGCTGGGGATGGGCCAGGCCCTTGAACAAGATAGCGGTGAAATGCGGGTCTATCAGGGGCGTAATGAGCAGGGGATGGCGCATGTCGCCACCGGTTTCGCCAGACAATCTCTGCGCCGTCAGATTATTGCCTGTACCTCTTCCATTGGCCCCGGCGCCGCGAACATGATTACCGCTGCCGCCACTGCCACCGCCAACCGTATCCCTCTCCTGTTGCTGCCGGGCGATGTATTCGCCACCCGCCAGCCTGACCCGGTTTTACAACAAATTGAACAGAGCCACGACCTGAGCATTACCACCAACGACGCGTTTCGCGCGGTGAGTAAATACTGGGATCGCATCACCCGTCCGGAGCAGCTGATGAGCGCCTGCATTAACGCTATGCGCGTGCTGACCGACCCGGCGGAAACCGGTGCGGTTACTCTGTGTCTGCCGCAGGACGTTCAGGGCGAAGCCTGGGATTATCCAGAGTCCTTCTTTACCCGCCGGGTACACCGTCTTGACCGGCGCCCGGCCAGCGCCGCGCAGCTGGCGGATGCCGTGGCGGCGATTAAAGCCAGCCGTAAGCCGCTGATTGTTTGCGGTGGTGGGGTGAAATACTCCGGGGCTGGCGAGGCGCTCACCCGTTTTGCCGAGCGCTACGGCGTGCCGTTTGCCGAAACCCAGGCCGGTAAAGGCAGCGTTGTCTCTTCGCATCCGTTCAACGTTGGCGGCGTTGGTGAAACCGGCTGTCTGGCGGCGAATCTGCTGGCGAAAGAGGCGGATTTAGTCATCGGCCTGGGGACGCGTTTCAGCGATTTCACCACCTCGTCAAAATGGATTTTTCAGCACCCTGGCGTGCGCTTCCTCAATATTAACGTCAGCAACTTCGATGCCTGGAAGCTCGACGGTATTCCGATGCTGGCGGATGCCCGCGAAGCCCTCACCGCCCTCGATGACGCCCTGTCCGGCGAATCCTGGCAGGCTGGCTGGGGCGAGCAGATTGAAAGCGTACAGAGCCGCCAGCTGAAAGAGACTCAGCGCGTTTATCAGGCGGTGTGGCAGGATAGCGCTTTCGTCCCGGAAATCGACGACCATCTGGATCGGGAATCGGTGTATCGCGAATTCCGTCAGATAACTGACTCTACCCTGACGCAAAGCAGCGTCCTTGGCGTACTCAACGAAACGCTGCCGGCGGATGCGGTGATTGTGGCGGCGGCGGGAAGCCTGCCGGGAGACCTGCAGCGCGTCTGGCGTAACCGGGCTACTAACACCTATCACGTGGAATACGGCTACTCCTGCATGGGATATGAAGTCAGCGCCGCGCTGGGCGTGAAGTTAGCCCAACCGCAAAGCGAGGTTTACTCACTGGTTGGCGACGGCTCGTTCATGATGCTGCACTCCGAGCTGGTGACCTCTCTGCAGGAGCGCGCGAAGATCAACATCGTGCTGCTCGACAACATGGCCAACGGCTGTATCAACAACCTGCAAATGGAGCACGGTATGGACAGCTTCGGCACCGAGTTCCGCTTCCGTTGCGCCGAATCGGGCCAGCTGCAGGGCGGCCTGGTGCCGGTAGATTTCGCTACCGTCGCTGCCGGCTACGGCTGCAAAACATGGCGCGTCACAACGTTAGATGAACTACGCCATGCGCTGGACGCCGCGCGCCGCGAAACCGTCAGCACCCTGATAGACATTAAAGTGCTGCCGAAAACCATGGTGCACAAATACGGCAGCTGGTGGAACGTCGGCGTCGCGCAGTCTGCGCTCTCCGAGCGGATCCGCAAGGTGGCGCAAATGATCAATGAAAAACGCGCTCAGGCGCGGGATTACTAA
- the iolB gene encoding 5-deoxy-glucuronate isomerase: MSLLAKANKEGQIQHITPQSAGWKYIGFDVWMLKKGQTVTLESGDRELCLVLVAGLASVKTMKADFPNLGQRMSPFERTPPWSVYVPPADKVEVTADSDLELAVCSAPGKGTLPARVISPQDVGVEHRGKGRNQRLVHNILPDNELADCLLVVEVYTEEGATSSWPSHKHDTALPGQETQLEETYYHRFDPPQGFAFQRVYTDDRSLDACMAPYNHDVVMVPRGYHPVAAIAGYDSYYLNVMAGPDRKWMFTWEDDHAWINSPDYPRHD, from the coding sequence ATGTCTTTACTGGCTAAAGCAAACAAAGAAGGGCAAATACAGCACATCACCCCGCAGAGCGCGGGGTGGAAATATATTGGTTTTGATGTCTGGATGTTAAAGAAAGGGCAAACCGTTACCCTGGAAAGCGGCGATCGTGAACTGTGTCTGGTGCTGGTTGCCGGGCTGGCTTCGGTCAAAACCATGAAGGCCGATTTCCCTAATCTGGGCCAGCGTATGTCACCGTTTGAGCGGACGCCGCCATGGTCAGTCTACGTGCCGCCTGCGGACAAAGTTGAAGTAACGGCAGATTCTGATCTTGAGCTGGCGGTATGCAGTGCGCCGGGAAAAGGTACGCTCCCTGCACGGGTTATCTCTCCGCAGGATGTTGGCGTGGAGCATCGGGGGAAAGGGCGTAACCAGCGTCTGGTGCACAATATTCTGCCGGATAATGAGCTGGCGGATTGTCTGCTGGTGGTGGAGGTGTATACCGAAGAGGGGGCCACCAGCTCATGGCCGTCGCATAAGCACGATACGGCGCTGCCGGGCCAGGAAACCCAGCTGGAAGAGACCTACTATCATCGTTTCGATCCGCCGCAGGGTTTTGCCTTCCAGCGCGTCTACACCGATGACCGTAGCCTTGATGCTTGTATGGCTCCTTATAACCACGATGTGGTGATGGTGCCGCGAGGCTACCATCCGGTAGCGGCGATTGCCGGGTATGACAGCTACTATCTGAACGTGATGGCCGGCCCGGATCGTAAATGGATGTTTACCTGGGAAGATGATCACGCGTGGATCAACAGCCCGGACTATCCCCGCCACGATTAA
- a CDS encoding bifunctional 5-dehydro-2-deoxygluconokinase/5-dehydro-2-deoxyphosphogluconate aldolase: protein MNAAVKRLDVICIGRVAVDLYAQQIGARLEDVASFSKYLGGSSGNVAFGTAIQGLKSAMLARVGDEHNGRFLRETLSRAGVDTEYLITDKQRLTALVMLGIKDQETFPLIFYRDNCADMALSPEDIKEEYIASSRALAVTGTHLSHANTREAVLKALKYARRHGLRTALDIDYRPVLWGLTSLGDGETRFIESGQVTSQLQEVLHLFDLVVGTEEEFHIAGGSTDTLTALKNVRNATKATLVCKRGPMGCVVLEDAIPDSWDSVPLQQGVRVDVLNVLGAGDAFMSGLLRGWLNDEGWEQACRYANACGALVVSRHGCAPAMPTKVELDDYLSRAESVPRPDIDDRLNHLHRVTSRRQQWPELCIFAFDHRKQLADLAQETGRDESCIPQLKLLLLAAAEAAAQEAGLDCRSGILADSTYGQRSLNAITGKGWWIGRPIEMPSSRPLRLEHGNIGSQLIDWPLEHVVKCLVFYHPADPAELRAEQDALLLEVWQACNKSGHELLLEIILPENGPDKDERHYHDMLEHFYQLGIQPDWWKLPPLSSAQWEKISKLIEREDSWCRGILILGLDASSDRLRAGFAEAAKHPMIKGFAVGRTIFGQPSRRWMQGELSDQALIDEVKRNYLTLIGYWREARG from the coding sequence ATGAATGCAGCAGTAAAGCGACTCGATGTCATCTGTATTGGCCGGGTGGCAGTCGATCTCTATGCCCAGCAGATTGGCGCGAGGCTGGAAGATGTTGCCAGTTTTTCTAAATACCTGGGTGGCTCTTCCGGCAACGTCGCCTTCGGCACCGCGATTCAGGGATTAAAATCGGCGATGCTGGCTCGGGTAGGCGATGAGCATAATGGTCGTTTTTTACGTGAAACGCTTAGCCGCGCCGGCGTTGATACCGAATACTTGATCACGGATAAACAGCGCCTGACGGCATTAGTGATGCTGGGGATTAAAGATCAGGAGACGTTCCCGCTGATTTTTTATCGTGATAACTGCGCCGATATGGCCCTTTCACCAGAAGATATTAAGGAAGAGTATATTGCTTCTTCACGGGCTCTGGCGGTGACCGGAACCCACCTTTCCCACGCCAATACGCGTGAAGCGGTGCTGAAAGCGCTGAAATATGCCCGCCGCCACGGCCTGCGCACCGCACTGGATATTGACTATCGTCCGGTGCTTTGGGGGTTAACTTCTTTAGGCGATGGCGAAACACGTTTCATTGAATCCGGCCAGGTGACGAGCCAGCTACAGGAAGTTCTGCATCTGTTCGATTTAGTGGTGGGTACAGAAGAAGAGTTTCATATTGCCGGCGGCAGCACCGATACCCTGACTGCGCTGAAAAACGTGCGTAATGCTACCAAAGCGACGCTGGTTTGCAAACGCGGCCCGATGGGCTGCGTGGTGCTGGAAGATGCTATTCCCGACAGCTGGGATAGCGTACCGCTGCAGCAGGGCGTGCGCGTTGACGTGCTGAACGTCCTGGGCGCTGGCGATGCCTTTATGTCCGGCCTGCTGCGCGGCTGGCTTAACGATGAAGGCTGGGAGCAGGCCTGCCGCTACGCTAACGCCTGCGGCGCGCTGGTAGTTTCACGCCACGGCTGCGCACCCGCGATGCCGACCAAAGTCGAGCTTGACGACTATCTGTCACGGGCGGAATCGGTCCCGCGTCCGGATATTGATGACCGCCTTAACCATCTCCATCGTGTCACCAGCCGTCGTCAGCAGTGGCCGGAGCTATGCATCTTCGCCTTCGATCATCGTAAGCAGCTGGCAGACCTGGCGCAGGAAACCGGGCGCGATGAATCCTGTATTCCCCAGCTCAAGCTCCTGCTGCTGGCAGCCGCAGAAGCCGCTGCGCAAGAAGCGGGTCTTGACTGCCGTAGCGGCATTCTCGCCGATAGCACCTACGGTCAACGTTCGCTCAATGCCATTACCGGCAAAGGCTGGTGGATTGGCCGGCCGATTGAAATGCCAAGCTCGCGCCCGCTGCGCCTGGAACACGGTAATATTGGTTCCCAATTGATCGACTGGCCGCTGGAACACGTGGTGAAATGCCTGGTTTTCTATCATCCGGCCGATCCCGCCGAACTACGCGCCGAACAGGATGCGCTGCTGCTGGAAGTCTGGCAGGCATGCAACAAGTCAGGGCATGAGCTGCTGCTGGAAATCATCCTGCCGGAAAACGGTCCGGATAAAGATGAACGCCATTACCACGATATGCTGGAGCACTTTTATCAGCTGGGAATCCAGCCGGACTGGTGGAAGCTACCTCCGCTATCGAGCGCTCAGTGGGAGAAGATTAGTAAGTTGATCGAACGTGAAGATAGCTGGTGCCGCGGGATCCTCATCCTCGGTCTGGACGCATCTTCGGATCGTCTGCGTGCTGGTTTTGCCGAGGCGGCGAAGCATCCGATGATCAAAGGTTTTGCCGTTGGGCGCACTATTTTTGGTCAGCCTTCACGCCGCTGGATGCAGGGTGAGCTTAGCGACCAGGCGCTGATTGACGAAGTGAAACGCAACTACCTCACGCTCATCGGCTACTGGCGCGAAGCCCGCGGCTGA
- the iolE gene encoding myo-inosose-2 dehydratase, with amino-acid sequence MNKDNVKLAIAPIGWTNDDMPELGSENTFQQIVSEMALAGFTGSEVGSKYPRDPAVLKPMLDIRGIQICNAWFSTFFANGQREKTIDEFVNHMNFLHAMGAKVIGCSEQSGSIQGLEKPILENAKPCFSEEEWQRVAEGYNTLGRLAAEKGMQVCLHHHMGTGIQTTAEIDKFMSLVDDKVFLLYDTGHAWYSEGGEEPMLAILKKYLPRINHVHLKDVRPPVIEQVRREGLSFLDGVKKGTFTVPGDGVIDFRPVFKLLDEHGYKGWMVVEAEQDPALANPFEYAVKARKYIRETAGI; translated from the coding sequence ATGAACAAAGATAACGTAAAACTGGCCATCGCGCCGATTGGCTGGACTAACGACGATATGCCGGAGCTGGGCAGCGAAAATACATTCCAGCAAATCGTCAGCGAAATGGCGCTGGCGGGCTTTACCGGCAGCGAAGTCGGCAGCAAATATCCGCGCGATCCGGCGGTTCTCAAGCCGATGCTGGATATCCGCGGCATTCAGATTTGCAACGCCTGGTTCAGCACCTTTTTTGCTAACGGCCAGCGGGAAAAAACCATTGATGAATTCGTTAATCATATGAATTTCCTACATGCTATGGGCGCGAAAGTCATCGGCTGCTCCGAGCAGAGCGGCAGCATCCAGGGGCTGGAAAAGCCCATCCTGGAGAATGCGAAACCGTGCTTTAGCGAAGAAGAGTGGCAGCGGGTGGCGGAAGGCTATAACACCCTCGGCCGTCTGGCGGCGGAAAAGGGCATGCAGGTCTGTCTGCACCACCATATGGGCACCGGTATCCAGACGACGGCAGAGATCGACAAGTTTATGTCACTGGTGGATGACAAAGTCTTCCTGCTCTACGACACCGGACACGCCTGGTATTCCGAAGGCGGCGAAGAGCCGATGCTGGCGATTCTGAAAAAATATCTGCCGCGCATTAACCATGTGCACCTGAAAGACGTACGTCCGCCGGTGATCGAGCAGGTGCGTCGTGAAGGACTCTCCTTCCTTGACGGCGTGAAGAAGGGGACCTTCACCGTGCCGGGCGACGGCGTCATTGATTTCCGTCCGGTGTTCAAGCTGCTGGACGAGCATGGCTATAAAGGCTGGATGGTGGTTGAGGCCGAGCAGGATCCGGCGCTGGCCAACCCATTCGAATACGCCGTAAAAGCGCGTAAATATATCCGCGAGACGGCAGGAATCTAA
- a CDS encoding CoA-acylating methylmalonate-semialdehyde dehydrogenase yields MTITGNFIGGQTVTSCSNNSMPVFDPATGKVVREVTLSTAQEVSDAIQVARDAFESWSRTTPLRRARVLFNFKMLLEQHAEELAGIIVSEHGKVFSDAMGELTRGMEVVEFACGIPHLIKGEFSSDVGTGVDSYSLMQPLGVVAGITPFNFPAMVPMWMFPLALACGNSFVLKPPALAPTAAVRMAELLKEAGLPDGVFNVVHCSNEEAEQLYRDPRIAAVSFVGSSGVAEHIYKTASAYGKRVQAFGAAKNHAIVMPDADLDATVNAIMGGAFGSAGERCMALPVVVAVGDETADKLIARLKPLVESLKVGPGCMRGKEENEMGPVVSDTHQKKVLGYIDKGAGEGATLVVDGRKLRVPGFEEGYYVGGTLFDNVTPEMTIWREEIFGPVLGIVRVADYHSALELVNSHEFGNGSAIFTSNGHAAREFVHDVQAGMVGVNVPVPVPMAFHSFGGWKRSVFGALNVHGPDGVRFYTRMKTATVRWPQGQQTVSEFSMPTLG; encoded by the coding sequence ATGACTATCACAGGAAACTTTATTGGCGGGCAAACCGTTACCAGCTGCAGCAATAATTCAATGCCGGTTTTCGACCCCGCGACGGGCAAAGTGGTCCGCGAAGTCACGTTATCGACCGCGCAGGAAGTATCTGATGCGATTCAGGTTGCTCGCGATGCTTTCGAGAGCTGGTCTCGTACCACGCCGCTGCGCCGGGCCCGGGTGCTGTTCAATTTTAAAATGCTACTTGAGCAGCATGCGGAAGAACTGGCGGGAATTATCGTTAGTGAGCACGGTAAAGTATTCTCCGACGCGATGGGTGAACTAACGCGCGGCATGGAGGTAGTGGAGTTTGCCTGCGGTATTCCGCATCTTATTAAAGGAGAATTCTCATCGGATGTCGGTACCGGCGTTGACAGCTATTCATTGATGCAGCCTCTGGGAGTGGTGGCGGGAATTACGCCGTTCAATTTCCCGGCAATGGTTCCCATGTGGATGTTCCCTCTGGCGCTGGCCTGCGGCAATAGCTTTGTTCTCAAACCGCCAGCGTTGGCCCCTACAGCTGCGGTACGTATGGCCGAACTACTGAAAGAAGCGGGGCTGCCGGATGGTGTCTTTAACGTAGTGCATTGCAGCAATGAAGAAGCTGAGCAGCTCTACAGAGACCCGCGTATTGCAGCGGTAAGCTTTGTGGGTTCTTCCGGCGTGGCGGAACATATTTATAAAACCGCCAGCGCTTATGGCAAGCGGGTTCAGGCATTTGGCGCGGCAAAAAACCACGCTATTGTGATGCCGGATGCCGATCTGGACGCCACCGTAAATGCCATTATGGGCGGCGCGTTCGGCTCCGCGGGAGAGCGCTGCATGGCGCTGCCGGTGGTGGTCGCCGTGGGTGATGAAACTGCCGATAAACTGATTGCGCGTCTGAAGCCGCTGGTAGAATCCCTGAAAGTCGGGCCGGGCTGTATGCGTGGAAAAGAAGAGAATGAAATGGGGCCGGTCGTCTCCGACACTCATCAGAAAAAAGTGCTGGGTTACATTGATAAAGGCGCTGGCGAAGGAGCTACGTTGGTGGTTGATGGACGTAAGCTGCGGGTACCCGGGTTTGAAGAGGGTTACTACGTCGGCGGAACGCTGTTCGATAACGTGACGCCGGAGATGACTATCTGGCGGGAAGAGATTTTTGGCCCGGTTCTGGGGATTGTCCGCGTGGCGGATTACCACAGCGCGCTGGAACTGGTTAACAGTCATGAGTTCGGCAACGGCAGCGCCATCTTTACCAGCAACGGCCACGCCGCGCGTGAATTTGTACATGATGTTCAGGCCGGAATGGTCGGGGTGAACGTACCGGTACCCGTTCCAATGGCCTTCCATAGCTTTGGCGGCTGGAAACGCTCCGTATTTGGCGCACTGAACGTGCACGGCCCGGATGGGGTACGTTTCTATACTCGTATGAAAACCGCCACCGTCCGTTGGCCGCAGGGTCAGCAAACCGTATCTGAATTCAGCATGCCGACGTTAGGCTAA
- a CDS encoding sugar phosphate isomerase/epimerase family protein, with product MKIAFDVDVIKDLGVTRMVHQVADWGYKYIEQSPHPQINPFYKHPRASREIMAEYKQALRETGVELSSFICVYRWSGPDELRRQAAVKNWKRLIEIAVEMGVQVINTEFSGDPNQPEICDEMFYRSMEELLPIFEREGIRVEIQAHPWDFCEENNETVDIVKSFRSDNVKYVYSVPHTFFYDKGVGDVEKMLRYAGSDLSHVLIADTRNHTKHCRYIVNPPGVDAVVHQHVGVGEGDVDFDALFRTLRDMKFAEQTFKVGGEPIVATSLFGYPEKMKYQAVETRELIERELLRR from the coding sequence ATGAAAATTGCCTTTGATGTTGATGTCATTAAAGACCTCGGGGTTACCCGAATGGTCCACCAGGTGGCGGATTGGGGTTACAAATACATTGAGCAGTCGCCGCACCCGCAGATCAACCCGTTCTACAAACACCCGCGCGCCAGCCGGGAAATTATGGCTGAGTACAAGCAGGCGCTGCGCGAAACCGGCGTAGAGCTTTCTTCGTTTATCTGCGTCTATCGCTGGTCCGGTCCGGATGAGCTGCGCCGCCAGGCGGCAGTGAAAAACTGGAAACGGCTTATCGAAATCGCGGTTGAAATGGGCGTGCAGGTGATCAACACCGAGTTTTCCGGCGATCCTAACCAGCCGGAGATTTGCGATGAAATGTTCTATCGTTCCATGGAAGAGCTGCTGCCGATTTTTGAGCGCGAAGGCATCCGCGTTGAAATTCAGGCGCATCCGTGGGACTTCTGCGAAGAGAACAATGAAACCGTCGATATCGTGAAGTCGTTCCGCAGCGATAACGTGAAGTACGTTTACAGCGTCCCGCACACCTTCTTCTATGACAAAGGCGTGGGCGACGTTGAGAAGATGCTGCGCTACGCGGGAAGCGATCTCTCCCACGTGCTGATAGCGGATACCCGCAACCATACAAAACACTGCCGCTATATCGTTAACCCGCCGGGCGTAGATGCCGTCGTTCACCAGCACGTGGGCGTCGGGGAAGGGGATGTTGATTTCGACGCGCTGTTCCGCACCCTGCGCGATATGAAGTTTGCCGAGCAGACCTTCAAGGTCGGCGGTGAGCCTATCGTGGCCACCTCGCTGTTCGGCTACCCGGAAAAAATGAAATACCAGGCAGTAGAAACCCGTGAACTCATCGAACGTGAATTGCTGCGCCGCTAA
- a CDS encoding Gfo/Idh/MocA family protein, translating to MSLKLGVIGAGAIGKEHIRRCTQVLQGATVVAVSDINEENARAAVALPGVHAEVYADGHDVIKASDVDAILVTSWDPTHEEYTLAAIAAGKPVFCEKPLAMSAEGCRRIVDAEMKAGRRLVQVGFMRPYDEGYLALKKVIDDGDIGAPLMLRCAHRNQSVGENYTTDMAITNTLIHELDVLRWLLNDDYRSVQVRFPRSTSHTHARLKDPQIVSFETKKGTLIDVEVFVNCQYGYDIQCEVVGETGIARLPEPSAVQMRKAANLSTAILTDWKDRFIKAYDVELQAFINDVQAGQLHGPSAWDGYAASVAADACIKAQGISEPVEVTLPECPAFYKR from the coding sequence ATGTCACTCAAATTAGGTGTCATCGGTGCCGGCGCTATCGGTAAAGAGCATATCCGTCGTTGCACTCAGGTACTGCAGGGAGCCACGGTAGTGGCGGTTTCGGACATCAACGAAGAGAATGCTCGCGCCGCGGTTGCGCTGCCGGGCGTGCATGCCGAAGTGTATGCCGACGGTCATGACGTGATTAAAGCCAGCGATGTGGACGCCATTCTGGTCACCTCATGGGACCCCACCCACGAAGAGTACACGCTGGCCGCCATCGCCGCCGGGAAGCCGGTGTTCTGCGAAAAGCCGCTGGCGATGAGCGCGGAAGGCTGCCGCCGCATCGTTGATGCGGAAATGAAAGCTGGTCGCCGCCTGGTGCAGGTTGGATTTATGCGTCCTTACGACGAAGGCTATCTGGCGCTGAAAAAAGTGATCGATGACGGCGACATCGGCGCGCCGTTGATGCTGCGCTGCGCGCACCGCAACCAGTCGGTGGGCGAGAATTACACCACCGATATGGCGATCACCAACACCCTGATTCACGAGCTGGACGTTCTGCGCTGGCTGCTGAATGACGACTATCGCTCCGTGCAGGTACGTTTCCCGCGCTCCACTTCCCACACTCATGCGCGTCTGAAAGACCCGCAGATCGTATCGTTTGAAACCAAAAAAGGCACCCTGATTGACGTGGAAGTCTTTGTGAACTGCCAGTACGGCTATGACATCCAGTGTGAAGTGGTGGGGGAAACCGGGATTGCCCGCCTGCCAGAGCCGTCGGCTGTGCAGATGCGCAAAGCCGCTAACCTGTCGACCGCTATTCTGACCGACTGGAAAGATCGCTTTATCAAAGCGTATGACGTTGAACTTCAGGCCTTTATTAATGATGTTCAGGCCGGCCAGCTGCACGGCCCATCGGCCTGGGATGGCTATGCGGCATCCGTTGCTGCCGACGCCTGTATCAAAGCGCAGGGAATCAGCGAGCCGGTTGAGGTGACGCTGCCTGAATGCCCGGCATTCTACAAACGCTAA
- a CDS encoding MurR/RpiR family transcriptional regulator, giving the protein MANNPTQLTILQDEIRRRYDTLSKRLKQVARYILDNSNSVAFDTVASIAQQADVPPSTLIRFANAFGFSGFNEMKQMFKQHLMEETANYTERARLFRQTTTDDTTPPETPTEILNMFTMVNTQALQQLAMQTSGDDLQRAVALLAEAENIYVIGLRRSFSVASYLTYALRHLDRKAFLIDGLGGMFTEQLSLVGPKDVVVAVSFSPYAREVVELVELGAQRKARQIAITDSQVSPLAAFSDVCFVVREAQVDGFRSQVASLCLAQTLAVSLALNSSKDAETKQLA; this is encoded by the coding sequence ATGGCCAATAATCCGACCCAACTTACCATCTTGCAGGATGAAATCAGGCGTCGCTACGACACGTTAAGCAAACGCCTGAAACAGGTAGCTCGCTATATTCTTGATAACAGCAATAGCGTGGCTTTCGATACCGTGGCCTCTATCGCGCAGCAAGCTGACGTTCCTCCTTCAACGCTGATCCGTTTCGCTAACGCTTTTGGTTTTAGCGGCTTCAACGAAATGAAGCAGATGTTCAAGCAACACCTGATGGAAGAGACCGCGAACTATACCGAACGTGCGCGTCTGTTCCGCCAGACCACGACGGATGATACAACGCCACCGGAAACGCCGACTGAAATCCTTAATATGTTCACCATGGTCAATACGCAGGCGCTGCAGCAATTGGCTATGCAGACCTCAGGAGACGATCTACAGCGCGCGGTAGCGCTGCTGGCGGAAGCGGAAAATATCTACGTTATCGGCCTGCGCCGTTCATTCAGCGTCGCCTCTTACCTGACCTACGCTCTACGCCATCTTGACCGAAAAGCGTTCCTGATTGACGGGCTGGGCGGCATGTTTACCGAGCAGCTTAGCCTAGTCGGGCCGAAGGATGTCGTTGTGGCGGTGAGCTTCTCCCCTTATGCGCGTGAAGTGGTTGAGCTCGTTGAGCTGGGCGCGCAGCGTAAAGCTCGGCAGATAGCGATTACCGACAGCCAGGTTAGCCCGCTGGCGGCCTTCAGCGACGTCTGCTTTGTGGTGCGCGAGGCGCAGGTTGATGGTTTCCGTTCGCAGGTGGCCTCGCTGTGTCTGGCCCAGACGCTGGCGGTCTCCCTGGCGCTGAACAGCAGCAAAGATGCAGAGACGAAGCAGCTGGCTTAA